A portion of the Bubalus kerabau isolate K-KA32 ecotype Philippines breed swamp buffalo chromosome 1, PCC_UOA_SB_1v2, whole genome shotgun sequence genome contains these proteins:
- the RUFY2 gene encoding RUN and FYVE domain-containing protein 2 isoform X8, which translates to MTFQVWGRRREASHDLAWVPDAEGGRGTAMRRRTPATKDPTAVERANLLNMAKLSIKGLIESALSFGRTLDSDYPPLQQFFVVMEHCLKHGLKVRKSFLSYNKTIWGPLELVEKLYPEAEEIGASVRDLPGLKTPLGRARAWLRLALMQKKMADYLRCLIIQRDLLSEFYEYHALMMEEEGAVIVGLLVGLNVIDANLCVKGEDLDSQVGVIDFSMYLKNEEDIGNKERNVQIAAILDQKNYVEELNRQLNSTVSSLHSRVDSLEKSNTKLIEELAIAKNNIIKLQEENHQLRSENKLILMKTQQHLEVTKVDVETELQTYKHSRQGLDEMYNEARRQLRDESQLRQDVENELAVQVSMKHEIELAMKLLEKDIHEKQDTLIGLRQQLEEVKAINIETYQKLQGSEDGLKEKNEIIARLEEKTSKITAAMRQLEQSDNDLLTQTRTIAMSLVKCASSDAQDQYKLVKDISF; encoded by the exons ATGACTTTTCAGGTTTGGGGGAGGCGGAGGGAAGCGTCTCATGATTTGGCCTGGGTTCCGGACGCCGAGGGCGGGAGAGGGACAGCGATGCGGCGCAGGACCCCGG CTACAAAAGACCCCACAGCTGTAGAGAGAGCAAACTTGTTAAACATGGCTAAACTCAGTATCAAAGGACTCATTGAATCTGCTCTAAGCTTTGGCCGCACTTTGGATTCTGATTATCCCCCCTTGCAGCAGTTCTTCGTTGTTATGGAACATTGTCTGAAACACGGTCTTAAAG tgagaAAATCATTTCTAAGTTATAACAAAACTATCTGGGGCCCTTTGGAACTGGTGGAGAAGCTATACCCAGAAGCAGAGGAAATAGGAGCTAGTGTCCGGGATTTACCTGGTCTTAA GACCCCCCTGGGTCGTGCAAGAGCGTGGCTTCGATTAGCCCTCATGCAGAAAAAAATGGCTGATTACCTGCGTTGCTTAATTATTCAAAGGGATCTCTTGAG tgAATTCTATGAGTATCATGCACTAATGATGGAAGAAGAAGGAGCAGTAATTGTTGGGCTGCTGGTTGGCCTGAATGTGATAGATGCTAATCTGTGTGTAAAGGGAGAGGATTTAGATTCACAA GTTGGAGTGATTGATTTTTCAATGTATTTAAAGAATGAAGAAGATATTGGAAATAAAGAAAG GAATGTTCAAATTGCTGCAATATTAGACCAGAAGAATTATGTTGAAGAATTAAATAGACAACTGAA CAGCACAGTCAGCAGTCTCCAttcaagagttgactcattagaaaagtcaaATACTAAGCTGATTGAAGAG TTAGCAATAGCAAAGAATAATATCATTAAACTCCAAGAAGAAAATCATCAATTACGAAgtgaaaataaattgattttaatgAAAACACAGCAGCACCTAGAG GTTACCAAagtagatgtggaaactgagcttCAAACATATAAGCATTCCAGGCAAGGGCTAGATGAAATGTATAATGAAGCCAGAAGGCAGCTTCGAGATGAATCTCAGTTAAGACAA GATGTGGAGAATGAGCTGGCAGTACAAGTTAGTATGAAACATGAGATTGAACTTGCCATGAAGTTGTTGGAGAAAGATATCCACGAGAAACAAGACACACTGATAGGCCTTCGACAACAACTGGAGGAAGTTAAAGCAATTAACATAGAAACATATCAGAAGTTGCAG GGTTCTGAAGatggtttgaaagaaaaaaatgaaataattgccCGACTAGAAGAAAAAACCAGTAAAATTACTGCAGCCATGAGGCAGCTGGAACAAAG TGACAATGATTTGTTAACTCAAACTAGAACAATTGCAATGTCATTGGTGAAATGTGCCAGCAGTGACGCTCAGGACCAGTATAAGCTGGTCAAAGACATATCTTTCTGA
- the RUFY2 gene encoding RUN and FYVE domain-containing protein 2 isoform X9 has product MTFQVWGRRREASHDLAWVPDAEGGRGTAMRRRTPATKDPTAVERANLLNMAKLSIKGLIESALSFGRTLDSDYPPLQQFFVVMEHCLKHGLKVRKSFLSYNKTIWGPLELVEKLYPEAEEIGASVRDLPGLKTPLGRARAWLRLALMQKKMADYLRCLIIQRDLLSEFYEYHALMMEEEGAVIVGLLVGLNVIDANLCVKGEDLDSQVGVIDFSMYLKNEEDIGNKERNVQIAAILDQKNYVEELNRQLNSTVSSLHSRVDSLEKSNTKLIEELAIAKNNIIKLQEENHQLRSENKLILMKTQQHLEVTKVDVETELQTYKHSRQGLDEMYNEARRQLRDESQLRQDVENELAVQVSMKHEIELAMKLLEKDIHEKQDTLIGLRQQLEEVKAINIETYQKLQGSEDGLKEKNEIIARLEEKTSKITAAMRQLEQSSSLSFTQS; this is encoded by the exons ATGACTTTTCAGGTTTGGGGGAGGCGGAGGGAAGCGTCTCATGATTTGGCCTGGGTTCCGGACGCCGAGGGCGGGAGAGGGACAGCGATGCGGCGCAGGACCCCGG CTACAAAAGACCCCACAGCTGTAGAGAGAGCAAACTTGTTAAACATGGCTAAACTCAGTATCAAAGGACTCATTGAATCTGCTCTAAGCTTTGGCCGCACTTTGGATTCTGATTATCCCCCCTTGCAGCAGTTCTTCGTTGTTATGGAACATTGTCTGAAACACGGTCTTAAAG tgagaAAATCATTTCTAAGTTATAACAAAACTATCTGGGGCCCTTTGGAACTGGTGGAGAAGCTATACCCAGAAGCAGAGGAAATAGGAGCTAGTGTCCGGGATTTACCTGGTCTTAA GACCCCCCTGGGTCGTGCAAGAGCGTGGCTTCGATTAGCCCTCATGCAGAAAAAAATGGCTGATTACCTGCGTTGCTTAATTATTCAAAGGGATCTCTTGAG tgAATTCTATGAGTATCATGCACTAATGATGGAAGAAGAAGGAGCAGTAATTGTTGGGCTGCTGGTTGGCCTGAATGTGATAGATGCTAATCTGTGTGTAAAGGGAGAGGATTTAGATTCACAA GTTGGAGTGATTGATTTTTCAATGTATTTAAAGAATGAAGAAGATATTGGAAATAAAGAAAG GAATGTTCAAATTGCTGCAATATTAGACCAGAAGAATTATGTTGAAGAATTAAATAGACAACTGAA CAGCACAGTCAGCAGTCTCCAttcaagagttgactcattagaaaagtcaaATACTAAGCTGATTGAAGAG TTAGCAATAGCAAAGAATAATATCATTAAACTCCAAGAAGAAAATCATCAATTACGAAgtgaaaataaattgattttaatgAAAACACAGCAGCACCTAGAG GTTACCAAagtagatgtggaaactgagcttCAAACATATAAGCATTCCAGGCAAGGGCTAGATGAAATGTATAATGAAGCCAGAAGGCAGCTTCGAGATGAATCTCAGTTAAGACAA GATGTGGAGAATGAGCTGGCAGTACAAGTTAGTATGAAACATGAGATTGAACTTGCCATGAAGTTGTTGGAGAAAGATATCCACGAGAAACAAGACACACTGATAGGCCTTCGACAACAACTGGAGGAAGTTAAAGCAATTAACATAGAAACATATCAGAAGTTGCAG GGTTCTGAAGatggtttgaaagaaaaaaatgaaataattgccCGACTAGAAGAAAAAACCAGTAAAATTACTGCAGCCATGAGGCAGCTGGAACAAAG